A window from Candidatus Binatia bacterium encodes these proteins:
- a CDS encoding type II toxin-antitoxin system PemK/MazF family toxin, whose product MRRGSVYWINLEPAAPPELGKVRPGIIVSNTIQNERLDSVVVVPLSSRAPEIWPLRLHAELRDMKSSYVVIPGIRQVSKTRLHQLIAQTSAALMARIDEALAIYLGD is encoded by the coding sequence ATGAGGCGCGGTAGCGTCTATTGGATCAATCTCGAGCCGGCAGCCCCGCCGGAGCTTGGGAAGGTACGGCCCGGTATCATTGTCTCGAACACTATTCAGAACGAGCGACTGGATTCGGTCGTCGTGGTGCCCCTATCGAGCCGGGCGCCCGAAATCTGGCCCTTGCGGTTGCACGCCGAGCTGCGCGACATGAAGAGCTCGTATGTGGTGATCCCGGGAATTCGCCAGGTTAGCAAGACGCGGCTTCATCAACTGATCGCACAGACTTCGGCAGCACTGATGGCGCGGATAGACGAGGCTCTGGCGATCTACCTCGGCGACTGA
- a CDS encoding isoprenylcysteine carboxylmethyltransferase family protein, with amino-acid sequence MSTSAQYRLANQRRLPEGRLLSPPSDNHPGVIAPPPFLYGAAFLVGSLLHWSFPQSVLPLDIAPWAGVSLLSCGATLAIWSRRTLESAGTNVNPSLPATTLVVTGPFSFSRNPMYLARTLLYLGLGLLVNGLGLMLVLAPLLVVMHYGVIRREERYLEAKFGEAYRQYRASVRRWL; translated from the coding sequence ATGAGCACCTCAGCGCAATACCGCTTGGCGAATCAGCGGCGGCTTCCCGAAGGGCGTTTGCTCAGCCCTCCGTCCGATAACCATCCGGGAGTTATCGCGCCTCCACCTTTTCTCTACGGCGCCGCCTTCCTGGTTGGTTCTCTTCTTCACTGGTCCTTTCCACAGTCCGTTCTTCCTTTGGACATCGCGCCCTGGGCAGGCGTCAGCCTGCTTTCCTGCGGTGCGACACTCGCAATCTGGAGCCGCCGAACGTTGGAAAGTGCGGGGACAAACGTGAATCCGTCGCTGCCCGCAACCACACTGGTAGTGACGGGACCGTTTAGCTTTTCCCGCAACCCGATGTACCTGGCTCGAACGCTCCTCTATCTCGGGCTCGGGTTACTGGTGAACGGGCTTGGCCTAATGCTGGTGCTCGCTCCCCTCCTAGTGGTCATGCATTACGGCGTCATCAGGCGTGAAGAACGCTATCTAGAAGCCAAGTTTGGCGAGGCGTATCGGCAGTACCGGGCGAGTGTGCGGCGATGGTTGTAG